The Apium graveolens cultivar Ventura chromosome 3, ASM990537v1, whole genome shotgun sequence sequence AATGTGGTAGGAAGAGCCCGGCCCATCCCAGCAGGTCCAAGCCAAGTCTCATATACTTGCTTCAagtttttttttctattttaaactttttttaaaatttttgccAGGTTTTTACCGGTAATCTATactctttatttattttttttgaaaatttggtaACCTTTACTTCGTACATATCTAAATAGCATACCTGTCAGATGGGAATATGTTGTTTAGGTAGTATATGAAAGAGTTTAACCAAATATGATGTAAGAGAGGTTATAGATGTTTTTGCTTTCTATGAGAAAGTTAAAAAGTCACATTATacaatttatttaatttcaatttcCAAGGTTCCTGATATTATCCAACTATAAAATTtgtttataaattttaaattaattaaaaatttattagTTAATCATTAGTACATGTTCCAACCtctttaatttataattttaccCATTTCTAAGTAGTGGGTCTTTGGCCAAGTTTAGTAGTTTCATTTTCATATCCTTTTCTCCAATTCAGTCCAATCTCTTAATCCTATGGTGGAGATCATCCGAAAGGTTTTGAGAGGGCTATATAATCGTACCATTTTGTATTGTCAATTTGGTGGctgtaaatattataaaattattatttatgttTTCTTTATAGCTCCTCTCTTCTTTCCAAAGCTCTAAAGTGTGTTCTATTTTATACAAATAATGAGTAATTTAACTTGAATATGAGAAGCTCTCTATGTGAACGATGTTTATTCCTCTGTACTTCCATTCTCTGTCTCACTTGTGAAACATAGAATATTTGATATTTAGGGGTTTGTTGTAATTTATTGATTATAAAATTAGATACTTGGAACTTGGATTACTGGAATTATTTGTTAGGAAAAGTTCTCTTTTGAAATTTTGAACTATTTTGGCTCTAATTTAATATTTGAGTCATAACCcaaaatttgtatcaaaatagTTACAATGTGACGTGGTCATGTGTTGAAATATAATTGTGGATACATATGAATGAATAAGTTCCATTATTATTAGGAAGAAAGTTAGCATTTATAAAGTATTTGGGAAAAAAATTTGTAACAATATTTGgggtgtcttgcattttgctttAACATTTTGATGGTAGAGTACAACTTTACATCTTAAGAATTAAGATCATAGTTCTTGATCAAAAGTTTTTGATAAAATGTGAAATTAGGAAATTAAACTTTAATTTAATTTTCtaaactaaaaataaaaataagatgttgtgatttgatttttaatataCACAAGTTCTCCTCTTATCACCAATAAACATTTTTAAATTTTGTTCAAGTTGAATGCTTCATGATTTTACAACTAAAAGCCATAAATGAGATATGATCCTAGAACTTAACACAAAACACAAAATAGCTTATGTTGAGTGCAGTGACATACATAATTAAGGGGTGAATTTTATATtaatgtataataatttacagaTTTAAAATGATTATTAATGATTTTAATTCTAAGCAGATTTGATGAAATTGTTGAAAAATCCGGTAGATTCCTGGTGATTTAAATAAATTTCTACAaattctttaaaatttcaataattttgctaaaatttcaaaagaaataaaataaagtatCAAATCCAACAAAATCTACCATTTTATCTAAAAATTCCATGCaccaattttttttataaaatccaaattaaatCTCATCAGGTTttaatgaattttttaaaatctaaatttaatattctatattttaaaaagattttttataataattattaaataccatcagattttaaaatatttttagaatccAAATTGAATAAGCGgatatttcaaaatccaaaaagATTTTTTAAGATCATATTTGAATACACTCTTGTAAATAAAGTTAATACGATAATTAATTTCTTAAAGTTTGATCTTTTTCTTAATAAAGAAAATTGTAATTTATTCATAAAATTTTATGTTCTAATTGTATTTAGGGTGAAGAACAAATTTAGtctatttttatataaaattaacaaaaataaccAATTTACCAATGAATAGTATTCACTTTACATAAGACATGAGATAACATGAGATAACCAATTGTCTACCTTATACGAATTGATACGAATTGAGATACCCAACTGTGAGCGGTAGATACCATTTTCAGTGGAGTATCTTATACTAATTGAGATACGGAAGGAACTGAAAGTGCAGTATTCAATCGGCTAAAATTATTCACTTTTTTCAGAATAACTATTTTggttattttttaaaaaatgtgttatttttatcattttttcttGTATTTATTTGCAAAAAGAAAAGTAAAAATATAAGTCAGGTGTATTGTAACAAAAGTTTCAAATAAAAACCTTTTTGTCACAAAGGAGTTAAAAGGATGTATAACTGAAAGAAATTTGGAAGTATTACCCAAACATGCTGGTGTACAAACTTACAATGTGTAAGCTACATATATTACTTGTCTTACAACTTACAGGGCAAGAGAGAATGTAAAAAGAATGGATTATCAGCTGTTTCAATCCAGCACCCAAGCCTGCAGGCAGAATTGAAATAACATCTTAAGATAACTTCACTGATACTTAAAAAAATGCAATCAAATTAACAGTTTTTCTAGCATTTCACCTGAATTTTGCCATCAGAAGAGCCAGCAAAAAGCATTTGTCCATCCCTGTCTGATGTCAAACATGTGATCTTTGCATTGCCCCCACTGCCCATCTTGATTGAAGCAACTCTTGTAACTCTTTCTTTTAACCACACCTCGATTGTTCCAAATCTTGTGGCAGTAAATATAAAATCATTGTTTACAGTTATGCACTGAATATCGAGTCCAGTTGTCAGTGATCCCGTTACTGcctttgttgataaagaaaataCCTGCAACATTAATTTGTTTTTTCGACGAATGAATACGTATCAATTTACCAACAACATTTTAAACTGTAATGTGGAAAACATGACAGTGGGGACTGGTATTGCTTCTTACCTTCCCTGCAATACCATCAACGGAAGAACCTCCAGCAAAGAGAAGACTGTCATGAACATGAAGAGACTGTACAATTTGTTTCCCCAGCAGTTTTCTTGCACCAGAGTAGAATACGGTCGATGTATGCTTTTGTAAATCGACCTCCTATTTTTTGTATGGACAAAAGAATTGTTGGCAGCACTCTTATTAGATTTCAATTGTTTCATTCAGTCGAGTTGAAATTTTTGGAATGTACgtaacaagtaagactcgattaagTGATAAGATGTTTCAGAAAAAGACTTACCTGGATACTGAAAGCAGTGCAACCACAATAGAGTTTATCGCCCATCATGGCTAGGCATTTGACGGTTTTGTTGAAGTTGATATGTTTTGGCACACCTGACCAGTTGTAGATCTGCCAcgagatgatgatgatgaagcACAAAATCGTAAGACAGTAATTTACCAAATGATGATAAAATAAATGCCATTAACCTTAACTCCAGTTCCTTGAGGGGCAAAGCATGCAATACTGTTATTTGCTACTAACTCAAGCACTGCCTCCTTTACATCATGGACCTGAACACAGTGAATTTCTTCTTGTTTGATTGCCCAGACCTAACAGAGAAATGGTATACACGTTTAGAAAGTTATTTGGTGTAAAAAGCCTTGGACATGTATAAGACATTTGAAGTGTATTGACCCTGTAATATAATATCGAGTGTATGCATTATGACTTTAGATTGTACACTCTGGGGAACACCTCTTCAAAGTAAAGTCAATTAAGAAAATCAAAAAGTATACTTTTTCCAACATGTAACAGAATATGTTAATGGGTTTGACATGCATTCTATGTGTTATTTCTATAGACACTGCAAAACAAAATAGTATACTTGCCCGAATCGTTTTGTCCAGGGAGCCACTATATAGTTTGTCACCTGGAGAAGGTATATAGAGGCATGTCACAGCCTTTGTGTGTTCACGCACTTCCTGAATCAACCTTGGAACCCTCTTTGTTGCATCCCACACCTAAAAGAAAAACATAGCAGATGTTGCCCCTTTTAATTCTATAGACAGGGTTGGAAGTTGCAAGAAAATTACCATTTAACAAAACCACAAAAAATCACAAAATTATGCAGTAGACTACTTTTTGTGTGTGTGCAAGAAAAGAGATTGTCAAGTCCACCTTTATAGTTCCATCAGAATGACTGCTTATGACGCGGCCTTTTACGTGAAGCAATGCCAGAACCTCGCCGTTCATGCTAGAATTCAACTCAGGCCCTTCAGCACAAGACCACATATCTGCCTGAAATAGGACCATACAATTTTTTATTTGTGTATGATTAATATCTTCGAGCATATGGTAGACTGATACTCACTGCATTAACCGAAGGCAAGTTCATTAAGGTTTTCAGTATATCATTGACCACTACAGAGTTGCGCTTGAGTTTTCTTAGTGTTTTATACATGCATTTAGCATACACTCCAAGTTCACCAGCGGCACCTTGTAACAATGAAGATTGGATATGTTAGAATTTCGTGAAAGATGTAAAACATCTAGATGAACAAAGTAGCCTTCCTCTTTCTAAAGATTCTTTAAAATCATTTAGTAACCTTGTACCTGGATCATTGGTGAAAGCACTTAATGCAAGGGTTACCAAAATCTTCTCCTCAAGATTCTTTGATGACTGTAATACATTTATGAACTGGTCAAGTAGACACTTTCGAGCAGCATCTCTGACTCCTGTATCAGGAAGACTATATAGCATGTGGACAAGCCATGTGGCGATTACAAGGCACGACTTTGCAATCTCAATGGAATTACTCTTCAGGCATTCTTCCAGGGCTTTGAAAATCATGCCTTTCTCATGGTTGCAGAGTACAAAAGCTACCCTTCTCTCCCAGGAAATTGCAGCTTTCTCTTCCTCTTCCTAATAGAAGAATTATAAAAAATATCAGATCTTGACGATATGGAAGAACAGGAACAATTTAAATGCAAAACAGGTGTGTACCATTGTTTCAGTCAATTCAACGTCATAAAATTTCTGCTTCTCTGCTTTCATTAAAGCATTATAGGGTTTGTCATATCCTGCAGATTTCAGTAACCAGACTTCCGTGCAGGATTTTCCTGACATGGTTAGACGTCCTAAAAGAGATGATAAAGCATCAAGAGCTGTAATTTGAGAATTGGGGAAGTCTTTTTTACGAAGTGCTTCAATAAGTGCCTCTATTGCCTCTTCTCTGTAGATGCTCATCTTTCGAGGTTCAACCTAGAGAAGTACAAACGAAAGTGATTTATATATGTTTTTATCTGGTTTTGTCTTTTCACTGTTTTCACTTTTAGTGTATGGGATGGTTCAGTTCTTAGTTTTTGTGCTAGTGTCTGTTTAACTATTGTTATCCGATTAAGAGTATTTTGCGGGCAGACCAAGATATCAGACCAAGATATCAAGCTGAAACAAAAGAATAGTGATAAAAAAGTAATTAAAATCTGGTTTATCTGGTTTGGTCTTCTTCCATTTGTTATAATTCAGACTCCGAAGGTTTGGCATTTGCTTCTTATTTTTCTCCAAGTATATGTGTGTAATAACAATAGTCTAATTAATGATATGTGGACTGACCAAGAGATCAAGCTGAAGCAGAAGAATAGCGATGGAGGATTGCTGCTCCATTGGAGCCATTTGTAGATAGACAAGAAGAGTGTGCATGGTGCTAAATGCTCCCTCATCTTTAATTATCTGCAATATTTGGTTGGAAAGTGTTCTCCTGGAAAAACAAGCATATTCAGTCCTGTACTCCACGTATGAAATGATCAATTATCGTACAGAGTTGAAAATGGCAATAAGTTGCAAAGTGAAAAAAGAGAACGAAGTATACCTGCTCAACTGAACCAACTCAGTAAGAAATTCTATGCATATGCCTCTCACGTTATCGTCTCCAGCATGAAATAACTCAAGCACAGGAGACAGCTCAATTCTACTCGCTATTAAGTTCCTACAATTTCTATCTGCATTAATACACTGCAATAGTATGAATACAATGGAATGCCGTCCATCCTCCCTGTTTAGGCAATTAAGCAATGCAGGAATTCCATTTTCAGATATGATGTCCATAGCTTTCGAAATTCTGTTATTTTCATCTTCTCCTAGTATAACCTGCTCAAGTAATGCAATTGCTGCATCCTTAGGATCCACCACTAAATCAAGGTCATTTGAATCTTCAGTTTTATTTGAAATGATCTGTATAAGGGAGGGCAGGAAGTTATAAGGAGATAATTGTGAGATTGCTGGTTTTAGCAAGTACATTAGAACAGCAGCCTCAGCCAAACCATTTATAAGCAGTGATGCTAGGATTTCAAAATCTGAATCTGCCGTAAGAATCTCCCCGACCCTATCATCGGAAAATATTAGCTCAGAAAGAACGTAAATTGATGTTCGTAAAACTTCCCTGTTCAAAGAAGCTGATAATATATCTACAAAACCATTAACTATGGCTGGATTGGATAAATAAGCATGCAGTCCAGAGTCACCCTTCGTGTCTTTCCACGTTCGAGCTACTTTAAGAACAGATGCCTCACATTCCTTTAAATTTTCAGAATTGCAGAGACACGAAATATATGGATTCAACCCATTTATAATGGTTTCAACAGCAGCTTGAGATATCACACTGGTCGGTGAGTTTGAGGTAGCAACTCGCATGAATCTTCTTGGTTTATGGTTGTTACTATCATCTCTACTCCTTTGATCGCGTAGGGTGATTGTCCTGGATGGGGTAGTTACCGACGGAGTGTCTTTTGGAGGAGCACTAAAAGAACTTCTTGGTGTTTCAGAATATGACAATTCCTGAGCAAGATCAGGATGCTGCTCTTTCCAAGAAGTGATTAGCCTCTTTAGGACATAGTTCGTTTTGGGCAATGGATTAGCAGAGATGTGCTGTCTAGTGATGGGGCATGTAACGTTTCCTCTTTTGGTCCATTCTTGGATGGCTTTCCTTTCATATGTCTGGCCTGTTTCAAGTGTTACCGGATCATAAAAAATTTGACCAGTGATGGGGCACACAAAATCTTTAGGTACTCTTGAATGTGGAGTCATTTTTTCAGAAGATGGGAGAGAAATGTAGCTTTGACTTCCTTCTTCGCAATCATTAGAGAAACTGTTACAACTCAAATAAATATGGATTATGTGAAGAGGTAACATAAAGAGAGTCTGATTTGAGGGAAAACGAATCAAAATAGTCCGATCACTACTTGTGAAAATCAAGGATAAGTGCATGAAAATTATCAAAATTGACTCCAAATGATATgaactaaaataaaaaattagaTGAGATAATGGAGTACCTTTTCTCTAGGAGTTGGGTGTTCACTTTCCCATAACTAACACTCCTGGAGTGGTTTGTCCTGACGCTTTTCGGGTGTTCCTGAGAAACTAAGTTTGTAAGGTACTGCCGTTCAAAGTGAAGCAATTGAAAACTGCAACATGcaattaacctaaaacaaaatCTTTTAACATACTGGCGTTCCATTGTCAGAATCTCCTGAGCTAGTGTCCTGATGAAGTGGCGAACAAGATCCAGATGCAAAAACCTTGCCATCCATTGCACGGGTGGACAACAGCCGCAACATGGATGAGGAATCCTTAGAATGTGAATCAGCTTTTGGAGATGAGTTCCTTGAGGTAGGAGCTTTAGGGGAATCCGCAGGAGTAAATACAGCGGGAGAATGTTTTTGACTACTCGACTTGGAGCCAATTTTAGGATTTACTTCCATGCCAATATTAGACGAAAAATTGTTACCTTTATCTACAGACCCCACAAATACATAAGGTTCATTGTCGGATTCGTATTCTTCTTCTTCAGGTATTCCCTCCTGACAAGGAAAAACCATGAAACTAACATTCTAATGTTCTTTACCACTTTTGTATAACAATATGAAACTAATGTTCTTTCAAGTAAAGTCTTACTTCAGGATCCCAATTTGCAGAATCCTCTAGGTCCCTTGACGAGTTAGAAGCCGATTTCAATCTGGTGAGAGTAAATAATACATAATTTTATTGGATGGAAAAACAAGCAAACAAAACAATCTTGACTGGGTATTCCCATCATAAGAACTGACAACTGAAACTTACCTCAAATTTATTGAGCTATCTTTAGCCTTTGTTGCTTGATTAAAGCCAGCAGTCTTAGGTAAGGCAGGACCAAATTTCACATGATCGGGTATGGACCGGCTCACCTCATGCATCGGAGTCATTGGTGGCTCTGCAATAGGCATCATTGGCATCAACTTTTTGCTAGTGGCTGAATCAAAGTTCATGCAGTCCTTGTAGTATTTTGCATATAGCTTTGTGTTATCATCCAATGCTTGCCCATAAACCTGCTCCAGATTCTGCATTTTCTCTGCTTGATCTGGCCTCACTGAAAATATCAAAGACTCATTGAAGTATTGATCAAAATCAGCAGTGAAAGACATGTCTGCTGAATCAGGAATTGCATCCATCACAATCTTTTGTCTCTCCTCTGAGTACCATCCGACAATTGAGCTCATATGTGGAAGGAATAAATTCTTCCACAGATCAGGAGCAAAATCAATTCGAGAGAATAAAGGGTCAACACAGAACATctcaagaacatgatgaactGCATTTTGGACATCATTTCGCAATTTCCAGAGGTATGATAGGTTAAGATGTGCCCAGGCAGACAAATAAAAATTAGGAACACCTGCAGTTTTCTGACTAGAATTCAACATAGCACATACTTGCAACATCTTCTCAGCATGGTCTAGTCGTGCTAGCTTAGTTTCCACATTCTCAGTATTTATAGCTTCTTCAAGGGCATCCATTCCCCAATCCAAATTAGCTAGCACGGCTTGATCAGAGTACCGCACTTCCGTTTTTTCATCTTCGGCTTCTAATCTCTCAGCACATTGTTCCTTTTGTTGGTCTCTTTGTTCTTTATCAATTAACCGATCTTGGATAAAACTTCCGACTGTGGTGAGCAAGAATCTAACAATATCATTCTGATCCATAGCAAACCTATAGTTTCCCGCCATCTTAGTAATGTAAATACTTCAGAAACAAATAGGTTTAATAGTAATGTTCAATGCATCTGCCTCTATATTTCATATTTTCCTGACAAAAGAACTGTTCAATTCACTTAGTTCGAGCATAAAAGAAAAACCTACAAGTACCAAAGATACTTCAGTCACTAAACATGGGCGGCCACACACACAAACTGTCCTCAAATAATCAACCACAAACAGAGGTGCAAATTTTGATGATTAAAGCCCTAGTTAACCAGTCAACAACAAAAGATCAAATTATAGAAGTTGCAGCGAAATTTAAGCTCTACACAGAGTATGCAAACAAGTAAAACAGCGAGGTAAGTATATTATTGTGCAATTAATTACGTACTGGTGCAGAATTAGAAGAGTCGTTACAACCTAAAATTGGAGATAAACTAAGTTTCCATCCCCTTTAGCTTTCTTCTAGCTACTACAAATCTAGTTAGACATGTGGAGACGAGAAAACAGACACTGACCTTCAGAACAGTCGGTTCAATAAGCTATCCGGAACATCAAATTTGGAACAGAATTTTTGCAGAAACATGCAGCTAGAGAGGCTTCTCCTGATATGACAGAGAAATAGAAAATGCCAACCTTTACAGGCTGAAAACTGCCGGCTTTGGCTATGCCTTTGATCATCAAATATCACAATCAAACAGTCAACTACTGCTGACACACACATAAATATTTACACAGTAAACAACAATAAAGACAAAGAGCATTTGATTAAACAGTGATTACATTATAAAATTATGGTTGAATAATTGAAATTGTCTTTCTCTTTTTTTGGATCAGCCTCAAATTCATAAGTTAAAACTTTAATTAGAGTCAAATTAAATTTGTGTTTTATTTGGTAAAAGAATCATTAAATCATGTATGTTATATAAAAGCGGACAAAGTTATATATTGAGCTTTCTAATGCCAAGTAAAGTCTTCTTTTGGTATTTATTTGCTCATCTAGCTAAAAGACTATTTGTTGTCACTATTTGCAAGAAAAAGACCAAGTCCTTGTGAAGCACAAGTATAATTCCAGTGATGAGCTACCATATCACAGGTTTTTATGTATGGATTTCTCTGGCATTTGAAATATCATAATCTAAGAACGTCATCGTATTTTCTCGTAACTAAGGAAATCCAGAGGGAAAGGGCTGTAACTTTAACTTGTTAAGCAAAGCATATGCTATACTGCTTTGAAGTATAATCTCAGCCGGAGTTGTTTCCAAAGAGGCAAAATACTACTAACCACAAGATTTAACAAGGGTTGTTTTGTTCTTCAAGTATCAGTTATTTCTTCTTTTCCAAACATACAAATCACCAATCACCCTGTTATTCTAAACCAAGCAAGAAGAACTAGTTAAAAATTGGCTATGAACTTGTAGCATGCATAATAAGTGTCCTGATCAATGGATCAGCTCACCTACTATCATAACAAGGAAAATTAATTATATAGCTATCACCAATGAGGTCACATATATATACAATGATCTAAAAAACAACTACAAATGTGCTTTTAATTTCATCACAGAGTAATGCAATAGGCAAAAAAAAAGTACAAGTATTGTTACCAAATGACGTGACATAATGGCAGTTTGTAATAATTCAGTTTGAAATAATTTAATTGACGTTATTGATGTAAATGCAGAGGGTCTAATTTCAGTTAACAAGTAAACGTCTGACTCAATTTTCTAACTATATTAGGAACCAATTTTGTACCTTAGTATTTTTCTTCATTAAATTATGCCAAGAGAGTTTGTGTTAATTTAATATTAGATTTTATTGAATGGCCGGCCTTTCCATAACTTATTCATTTGGCACCAAGCTTCTGTTCACTAGTTTATTGTTGTAAGGTTTAGAATATGACAAATTTGAGTCTAAGAAAAAACCTCGCAATTCTACtcttttaattataaattaaatctATGAATATATGCATTCATTTGAGTTTCATTGTTCAACAAGTTATTATTTTACATACTGACAAATAGACCACTTGGCAAACAAAAGAAGCACACGTTGTCCGGCCCAATCAACAAGAGACCAAGATGACCAGCCCACTAAAAAAGCCCATCTAACAATACCGAAATATCAAAAAGCTCACAATTATTTGGTCAAGATATTACCGTTTACGATGAATCCCAGCCGTCCACCTATTTTCGTCGCTTAGTGGCACGTGCCAAACTCGAAAACGGTGAAAACTCACGTGACCAGCAAGTGGGGAGCAGACTGACAATAGTCTCCTCCTTATCCGTTAAAAGTCATCTCAATCCAACGGCTACATCTAACCCTAATTATAATATAGCTTGTTCTCACCGCCTATATATAATCTCACCCAACCCTTCTCCTTTACTTGCAATTGATCTGTATCTTCTGTAACTATTCCTGACTCACTAAGTCTAAATCGCTCTCAACATGCCAAACCCTAAGGTGTTTTTCGATATGACCGTCGGCGGTAGCCCCGTGGGGAGAATCGTGATGGAGCTTTACGCCGACACGACTCCCCGCACCGCCGAGAACTTCCGAGCACTCTGTACCGGCGAGAAAGGCGTCGGCAAAAGCCGAAAGCCTCTCCACTACAAAGGCTCATCTTTCCACCGTGTGATCCCCAAATTCATGTGTCAGGGAGGCGATTTCACCGCCGGGAACGGTACCGGAGGTGAATCGATCTACGGGGAGAAATTTGCTGATGAGAATTTCGTGAGGAAGCACACTGGACCGGGGATCCTGTCCATGGCGAACGCCGGGCCAGGGACTAATGGATCGCAGTTCTTTATTTGTACCGAAAAGACGGAGTGGCTGGATGGGAAGCATGTGGTGTTTGGACAGGTTGTTGAGGGAATGGATGTTGTTAGGGCAATTGAGAAGGTTGGATCTTCTGGTGGAAGGTGCTCCAAGCCTGTTGTCATTGCTGATTGTGGCCAGCTCTCTTAAATCTATCGGATTCCGAAACTTATATTACTGCTATGTTTCGCTTTTAAATAATTTGCAGCCGGTTTGTATGATTACATTTTGTGTGTTGTCGTGGTTGAATTGGTTGTATCTCTCTAGACTGTTTTATGATTTGCAGTGACTTTGAGTTGAATTGCATTTGCTCAATTTTCGGTTTTATTAGCTAGGCGCTGATCTTAATGTTTACAGTTTTTTTCAATTTCACGATTATAATTCAAGATTCTGAAATGGCAGGAAAAAAAGATGTTCAGAGAATTTTAGTGAATAGAAAGACGTTTAGAGAAATCATAAATTTGAATTTATCACGTTTTTTTTCAATTACTGAACATCTAGGCGATCTGAATAAtttgaataatttttaaaaatcctcCAATTTTCTTCCCAAAGCAATGCCAATCAAAACTATAAAATACAGCATAATTTCATAGATCTGGTAGATATTTTGATTATTTTCCATAGCGGAATATTGGATAGTGATGTAGAGTTGTGGCCTGCCTCTATTTTTTGAGTGACAGAAAAGATAAATCAAGATCATGTAGCCTTTTAAGCTCCATCAGTGGCTTTTGCGCGAATATTCGTATATTTCATATATTCCTGTTTGATTGGTTTTCCGGGGTggaaaaattgattttttttttccttttccgTCGGTGTTATTATTGAGAAAATGTAAAGCTTAGCTCCACTTAAACACTTGGGTAGGAGAATAAAAACGAGCTCATGAAGTAAACTTTAAAAGATAACAGATAAATAAAATCAAGAGTTCATGAGTTGAAAATTCAATATGACAAATAAGTTCAAATGCAGTTTTTTCCTGACAGAAAGAAGAGCTGGTAATCAGCTCAAGAATTACCAGAAAAGAAATCACTGCTCACGAGAGAGAGTAAATCAGCCAGAGGATTAAAAATCTAATCAAAAGGGAGCCGATTATGAAAAGATTGTTTTGCAACCCAGTGCGCAGGAGCATTATATCGACGATGCACAAAGGAGAAGGCGGTGGAAAATTCAGATATCATATCTTTGATATCATCAACTAAAACTGCACAATTCAGGGAGGATCGAGATTGAAGATAAAAAGCTCAATAGTTGCTTTGCAATCCAATTCAACAATGGGAAAAGAAACTTGTTCATGATCGATTTCTCGAATAGTTTAGGAACGAGCATTTGGTCAGTACGGTCCGGATACACCGAAAaatcaaataattattttttcatGACGGAACCGGACTAAAGTTGTATTATGGGCCGAacgaaccgaaataattcggttcggttcgattTTAAACCG is a genomic window containing:
- the LOC141713446 gene encoding putative E3 ubiquitin-protein ligase LIN-1 isoform X3 — encoded protein: MDQNDIVRFLLTTVGSFIQDRLIDKEQRDQQKEQCAERLEAEDEKTEVRYSDQAVLANLDWGMDALEEAINTENVETKLARLDHAEKMLQVCAMLNSSQKTAGVPNFYLSAWAHLNLSYLWKLRNDVQNAVHHVLEMFCVDPLFSRIDFAPDLWKNLFLPHMSSIVGWYSEERQKIVMDAIPDSADMSFTADFDQYFNESLIFSVRPDQAEKMQNLEQVYGQALDDNTKLYAKYYKDCMNFDSATSKKLMPMMPIAEPPMTPMHEVSRSIPDHVKFGPALPKTAGFNQATKAKDSSINLRLKSASNSSRDLEDSANWDPEEGIPEEEEYESDNEPYVFVGSVDKGNNFSSNIGMEVNPKIGSKSSSQKHSPAVFTPADSPKAPTSRNSSPKADSHSKDSSSMLRLLSTRAMDGKVFASGSCSPLHQDTSSGDSDNGTPEHPKSVRTNHSRSVSYGKVNTQLLEKSFSNDCEEGSQSYISLPSSEKMTPHSRVPKDFVCPITGQIFYDPVTLETGQTYERKAIQEWTKRGNVTCPITRQHISANPLPKTNYVLKRLITSWKEQHPDLAQELSYSETPRSSFSAPPKDTPSVTTPSRTITLRDQRSRDDSNNHKPRRFMRVATSNSPTSVISQAAVETIINGLNPYISCLCNSENLKECEASVLKVARTWKDTKGDSGLHAYLSNPAIVNGFVDILSASLNREVLRTSIYVLSELIFSDDRVGEILTADSDFEILASLLINGLAEAAVLMYLLKPAISQLSPYNFLPSLIQIISNKTEDSNDLDLVVDPKDAAIALLEQVILGEDENNRISKAMDIISENGIPALLNCLNREDGRHSIVFILLQCINADRNCRNLIASRIELSPVLELFHAGDDNVRGICIEFLTELVQLSRTEYACFSRRTLSNQILQIIKDEGAFSTMHTLLVYLQMAPMEQQSSIAILLLQLDLLVEPRKMSIYREEAIEALIEALRKKDFPNSQITALDALSSLLGRLTMSGKSCTEVWLLKSAGYDKPYNALMKAEKQKFYDVELTETMEEEEKAAISWERRVAFVLCNHEKGMIFKALEECLKSNSIEIAKSCLVIATWLVHMLYSLPDTGVRDAARKCLLDQFINVLQSSKNLEEKILVTLALSAFTNDPGAAGELGVYAKCMYKTLRKLKRNSVVVNDILKTLMNLPSVNAADMWSCAEGPELNSSMNGEVLALLHVKGRVISSHSDGTIKVWDATKRVPRLIQEVREHTKAVTCLYIPSPGDKLYSGSLDKTIRVWAIKQEEIHCVQVHDVKEAVLELVANNSIACFAPQGTGVKIYNWSGVPKHINFNKTVKCLAMMGDKLYCGCTAFSIQEVDLQKHTSTVFYSGARKLLGKQIVQSLHVHDSLLFAGGSSVDGIAGKVFSLSTKAVTGSLTTGLDIQCITVNNDFIFTATRFGTIEVWLKERVTRVASIKMGSGGNAKITCLTSDRDGQMLFAGSSDGKIQAWVLD